In the genome of Xyrauchen texanus isolate HMW12.3.18 chromosome 33, RBS_HiC_50CHRs, whole genome shotgun sequence, one region contains:
- the LOC127626674 gene encoding putative nuclease HARBI1 has product MAGVVHHFARRGYRQRVYVEHTKPLEQYTTEEQYVRFRFGKADIEYLVNLLRPKLQHRTQRSHGLSVEDQILIALRFYPCGTFYQVVGDYMGVMKSAVCDVVRDVSIALASLVNEFVSFLKDNQISQAKRSFFLLGNMPNTIAAIDCTHVHIQAPRENEWEFINRKGRHSINVQLVCDADLIITNCVVKWSGSVHDARILRESALYRDLQTNRPDGIILGDSAYPLLPWLMTPFLTANTPAQARFNTAHCRARCAIERLNGVLKRRFACLNYLRAEPQKACNITLACIVLHNIATKRNVPLCTDNDAPEPLGVPKQPPAFCQNEQTGRAARDAIVRHYF; this is encoded by the coding sequence ATGGCAGGTGTTGTCCACCACTTTGCCAGGAGAGGATACCGTCAAAGGGTGTATGTTGAACATACCAAGCCACTGGAGCAATACACCACTGAGGAGCAGTATGTCCGGTTTCGCTTTGGGAAGGCTGATATAGAGTACCTTGTGAACCTTCTCAGGCCAAAACTTCAACACAGAACCCAAAGGAGTCACGGTCTGTCTGTGGAAGACCAGATCCTCATTGCTCTCCGATTTTATCCATGTGGGACTTTCTATCAAGTTGTTGGTGACTATATGGGAGTGATGAAATCAGCTGTGTGTGATGTGGTGAGAGATGTGTCAATCGCACTGGCCAGCCTGGTCAATGAATTTGTTTCTTTTCTAAAGGACAACCAGATTTCCCAGGCCAAGCGCAGCTTTTTTCTTTTGGGGAATATGCCCAATACTATTGCAGCAATCGACTGCACACATGTGCATATACAAGCACCTCGTGAGAATGAATGGGAGTTTATAAACAGAAAGGGGAGGCACAGCATCAATGTCCAACTTGTGTGTGATGCTGACCTCATCATCACCAACTGCGTTGTCAAGTGGTCTGGGTCTGTCCATGATGCACGCATCCTGAGGGAGAGCGCTCTATATAGAGACCTCCAAACCAACCGACCAGATGGCATAATATTAGGAGACAGTGCCTACCCACTCCTACCATGGCTGATGACTCCTTTTCTAACAGCAAATACACCGGCGCAGGCACGCTTCAACACTGCTCATTGCAGAGCAAGATGTGCAATTGAGCGTTTAAATGGAGTTCTTAAGAGGCGCTTTGCATGCCTTAACTACCTGAGAGCGGAACCACAGAAAGCATGCAACATAACCCTTGCCTGTATTGTCCTGCACAACATCGCTACTAAGCGCAATGTCCCTCTCTGTACTGACAATGATGCACCTGAGCCCCTTGGAGTCCCTAAACAACCTCCTGCATTCTGCCAGAACGAGCAAACAGGACGTGCAGCAAGGGACGCAATAGTTAGACACTATTTCTGA